A genomic window from Pecten maximus chromosome 2, xPecMax1.1, whole genome shotgun sequence includes:
- the LOC117315790 gene encoding chromobox protein homolog 1-like, whose product MKSGKREYLLKWKGYPDSENTWEPEENLDCPDLIADYEDKRKKREQEKKRKTANGMEDGSTKKKKKVTEVKTTEEDNKPRGFDRGLQPERIIGATDSSGELMFLMKWKDSDEADLVPARQANVKCPQIVIAFYEERLTWHTHNDNEEDESKEESAKS is encoded by the exons ATGAAGTCTGGCAAGAGAGAGTATCTCCTCAAATGGAAAGGATATCCAGA TTCAGAAAACACCTGGGAACCAGAAGAAAATCTTGATTGTCCAGACTTGATAGCAGATTATGAAgacaaaaggaaaaaaagggaacaagaaaagaagagaaaaacaGCTAATGGAATGGAAGATGGAtcaacaaagaaaaagaaaaaagttacTGAAGTAAAAACAACA GAAGAAGACAACAAACCCAGAGGATTTGACCGTGGACTGCAGCCAGAGCGTATTATTGGTGCTACAGATAGTTCCGGGGAATTaatgtttttaatgaaatg GAAAGACAGTGATGAGGCAGACTTGGTGCCTGCAAGACAAGCCAATGTTAAATGTCCACAGATTGTTATTGCATTTTATGAAGAGAGGCTCACCTGGCACACACACAATGATAACGAGGAAGACGAGAGTAAAGAAGAAAGTGCAAAGTCATAA
- the LOC117315739 gene encoding heterogeneous nuclear ribonucleoprotein A3-like isoform X5, which yields MYQNQGRGGQRRQQYPRVEQDPEAEQFRKIFIGGLSYETNEEGLKEHFGQWGEITDCVVMKDPNTKRSRGFGFITYKYTSEVDASQKNRPHKINNRDVETKRAMPREFNEPQESTKKMFIGGLKDDTVEDQVTEVFSGYGEIEEVDLIRDKETNKVKGFGFVVFKDTDSVDKCVLKKFFTLNGKDVEVKKAIAKENQRGGDSGGRGGRGGGRGGRGGGGRGFNDWNQGGFNQGGYSQGNYGNNYGNQGGGGGGGGSGGYGSSYGNQGGGWNQNSGGSSGGYDNYGGGYAGGYNSGGYNRR from the exons atg TACCAAAACCAAGGCAGAGGAGGACAGAGACGTCAACAGTACCCACGTGTAGAGCAGGACCCAGAGGCAGAACAATTCAGAAAAATCTTCATAGGAGGTTTGAGTTACGAGACAAATGAAGAAGGCCTGAAAGAGCACTTTGGGCAATGGGGCGAGATTACAGACTGTGTTGTGATGAAAGATCCCAATACAAAAAG GTCAAGAGGTTTTGGGTTTATCACTTACAAATATACATCTGAAGTGGATGCCTCTCAGAAAAATCGGCCTCACAAAATTAACAACAGGGATGTAGAGACAAAACGGGCCATGCCAAGGGAG TTTAATGAGCCCCAAGAGTCAACAAAAAAGATGTTCATCGGTGGTCTAAAGGATGACACTGTAGAAGACCAGGTCACTGAAGTCTTTTCTGGTTATGGAGAAATTGAAGAAGTGGATCTCATTCGGGATAAGGAAACCAACAAGGTGAAAGGATTCGGCTTTGTTGTTTTTAAGGATACTGACTCAGTGGACAAATGTGTTT TAAAGAAGTTCTTCACCCTGAATGGGAAGGATGTAGAAGTAAAGAAGGCCATTGCCAAGGAGAATCAAAGAGGTGGAGACTCTGGTGGCCGTGGGGGACGTGGTGGGGGACGAGGAGGCAGAGGTGGTGGAG GTCGGGGATTTAATGACTGGAACCAAGGTGGTTTCAACCAGGGTGGTTACAGTCAAG GAAACTACGGAAACAATTACGGAAACcaaggtggtggtggtggtggtggtggtagtggtggaTATGGAAGCAGCTATGGTAATCAAGGAGGAGGATGGAATCAGAACAGTGGTGGTAGCAGTGGTGGCTATGACAACTATGGTGGTGGATACG
- the LOC117315739 gene encoding heterogeneous nuclear ribonucleoprotein 87F-like isoform X1, producing MYQNQGRGGQRRQQYPRVEQDPEAEQFRKIFIGGLSYETNEEGLKEHFGQWGEITDCVVMKDPNTKRSRGFGFITYKYTSEVDASQKNRPHKINNRDVETKRAMPREFNEPQESTKKMFIGGLKDDTVEDQVTEVFSGYGEIEEVDLIRDKETNKVKGFGFVVFKDTDSVDKCVLKKFFTLNGKDVEVKKAIAKENQRGGDSGGRGGRGGGRGGRGGGGRGFNDWNQGGFNQGGYSQGNYGNNYGNQGGGGGGGGSGGYGSSYGNQGGGWNQNSGGSSGGYDNYGGGYGNQGGNNYGGNFGQNYGDNYGGGAMKNSYSNRGQGPYGSGGYNSGGYNRR from the exons atg TACCAAAACCAAGGCAGAGGAGGACAGAGACGTCAACAGTACCCACGTGTAGAGCAGGACCCAGAGGCAGAACAATTCAGAAAAATCTTCATAGGAGGTTTGAGTTACGAGACAAATGAAGAAGGCCTGAAAGAGCACTTTGGGCAATGGGGCGAGATTACAGACTGTGTTGTGATGAAAGATCCCAATACAAAAAG GTCAAGAGGTTTTGGGTTTATCACTTACAAATATACATCTGAAGTGGATGCCTCTCAGAAAAATCGGCCTCACAAAATTAACAACAGGGATGTAGAGACAAAACGGGCCATGCCAAGGGAG TTTAATGAGCCCCAAGAGTCAACAAAAAAGATGTTCATCGGTGGTCTAAAGGATGACACTGTAGAAGACCAGGTCACTGAAGTCTTTTCTGGTTATGGAGAAATTGAAGAAGTGGATCTCATTCGGGATAAGGAAACCAACAAGGTGAAAGGATTCGGCTTTGTTGTTTTTAAGGATACTGACTCAGTGGACAAATGTGTTT TAAAGAAGTTCTTCACCCTGAATGGGAAGGATGTAGAAGTAAAGAAGGCCATTGCCAAGGAGAATCAAAGAGGTGGAGACTCTGGTGGCCGTGGGGGACGTGGTGGGGGACGAGGAGGCAGAGGTGGTGGAG GTCGGGGATTTAATGACTGGAACCAAGGTGGTTTCAACCAGGGTGGTTACAGTCAAG GAAACTACGGAAACAATTACGGAAACcaaggtggtggtggtggtggtggtggtagtggtggaTATGGAAGCAGCTATGGTAATCAAGGAGGAGGATGGAATCAGAACAGTGGTGGTAGCAGTGGTGGCTATGACAACTATGGTGGTGGATACGGTAACCAAG GAGGAAACAACTATGGTGGTAATTTTGGCCAGAATTATGGAGATAATTATGGAGGTGGCGCCATGAAGAACAGTTACTCTAACCGTGGACAGGGACCTTATGGAT
- the LOC117315739 gene encoding heterogeneous nuclear ribonucleoprotein A3-like isoform X4, protein MYQNQGRGGQRRQQYPRVEQDPEAEQFRKIFIGGLSYETNEEGLKEHFGQWGEITDCVVMKDPNTKRSRGFGFITYKYTSEVDASQKNRPHKINNRDVETKRAMPREFNEPQESTKKMFIGGLKDDTVEDQVTEVFSGYGEIEEVDLIRDKETNKVKGFGFVVFKDTDSVDKCVLKKFFTLNGKDVEVKKAIAKENQRGGDSGGRGGRGGGRGGRGGGGRGFNDWNQGGFNQGGYSQGNYGNNYGNQGGGGGGGGSGGYGSSYGNQGGGWNQNSGGSSGGYDNYGGGYGNQAGGYNSGGYNRR, encoded by the exons atg TACCAAAACCAAGGCAGAGGAGGACAGAGACGTCAACAGTACCCACGTGTAGAGCAGGACCCAGAGGCAGAACAATTCAGAAAAATCTTCATAGGAGGTTTGAGTTACGAGACAAATGAAGAAGGCCTGAAAGAGCACTTTGGGCAATGGGGCGAGATTACAGACTGTGTTGTGATGAAAGATCCCAATACAAAAAG GTCAAGAGGTTTTGGGTTTATCACTTACAAATATACATCTGAAGTGGATGCCTCTCAGAAAAATCGGCCTCACAAAATTAACAACAGGGATGTAGAGACAAAACGGGCCATGCCAAGGGAG TTTAATGAGCCCCAAGAGTCAACAAAAAAGATGTTCATCGGTGGTCTAAAGGATGACACTGTAGAAGACCAGGTCACTGAAGTCTTTTCTGGTTATGGAGAAATTGAAGAAGTGGATCTCATTCGGGATAAGGAAACCAACAAGGTGAAAGGATTCGGCTTTGTTGTTTTTAAGGATACTGACTCAGTGGACAAATGTGTTT TAAAGAAGTTCTTCACCCTGAATGGGAAGGATGTAGAAGTAAAGAAGGCCATTGCCAAGGAGAATCAAAGAGGTGGAGACTCTGGTGGCCGTGGGGGACGTGGTGGGGGACGAGGAGGCAGAGGTGGTGGAG GTCGGGGATTTAATGACTGGAACCAAGGTGGTTTCAACCAGGGTGGTTACAGTCAAG GAAACTACGGAAACAATTACGGAAACcaaggtggtggtggtggtggtggtggtagtggtggaTATGGAAGCAGCTATGGTAATCAAGGAGGAGGATGGAATCAGAACAGTGGTGGTAGCAGTGGTGGCTATGACAACTATGGTGGTGGATACGGTAACCAAG
- the LOC117315739 gene encoding heterogeneous nuclear ribonucleoprotein 87F-like isoform X6: MYQNQGRGGQRRQQYPRVEQDPEAEQFRKIFIGGLSYETNEEGLKEHFGQWGEITDCVVMKDPNTKRSRGFGFITYKYTSEVDASQKNRPHKINNRDVETKRAMPREFNEPQESTKKMFIGGLKDDTVEDQVTEVFSGYGEIEEVDLIRDKETNKVKGFGFVVFKDTDSVDKCVLKKFFTLNGKDVEVKKAIAKENQRGGDSGGRGGRGGGRGGRGGGGRGFNDWNQGGFNQGGYSQGNYGNNYGNQGGGGGGGGSGGYGSSYGNQGGGWNQNSGGSSGGYDNYGGGYGGYNSGGYNRR, translated from the exons atg TACCAAAACCAAGGCAGAGGAGGACAGAGACGTCAACAGTACCCACGTGTAGAGCAGGACCCAGAGGCAGAACAATTCAGAAAAATCTTCATAGGAGGTTTGAGTTACGAGACAAATGAAGAAGGCCTGAAAGAGCACTTTGGGCAATGGGGCGAGATTACAGACTGTGTTGTGATGAAAGATCCCAATACAAAAAG GTCAAGAGGTTTTGGGTTTATCACTTACAAATATACATCTGAAGTGGATGCCTCTCAGAAAAATCGGCCTCACAAAATTAACAACAGGGATGTAGAGACAAAACGGGCCATGCCAAGGGAG TTTAATGAGCCCCAAGAGTCAACAAAAAAGATGTTCATCGGTGGTCTAAAGGATGACACTGTAGAAGACCAGGTCACTGAAGTCTTTTCTGGTTATGGAGAAATTGAAGAAGTGGATCTCATTCGGGATAAGGAAACCAACAAGGTGAAAGGATTCGGCTTTGTTGTTTTTAAGGATACTGACTCAGTGGACAAATGTGTTT TAAAGAAGTTCTTCACCCTGAATGGGAAGGATGTAGAAGTAAAGAAGGCCATTGCCAAGGAGAATCAAAGAGGTGGAGACTCTGGTGGCCGTGGGGGACGTGGTGGGGGACGAGGAGGCAGAGGTGGTGGAG GTCGGGGATTTAATGACTGGAACCAAGGTGGTTTCAACCAGGGTGGTTACAGTCAAG GAAACTACGGAAACAATTACGGAAACcaaggtggtggtggtggtggtggtggtagtggtggaTATGGAAGCAGCTATGGTAATCAAGGAGGAGGATGGAATCAGAACAGTGGTGGTAGCAGTGGTGGCTATGACAACTATGGTGGTGGATACG
- the LOC117315739 gene encoding heterogeneous nuclear ribonucleoprotein 87F-like isoform X3, protein MYQNQGRGGQRRQQYPRVEQDPEAEQFRKIFIGGLSYETNEEGLKEHFGQWGEITDCVVMKDPNTKRSRGFGFITYKYTSEVDASQKNRPHKINNRDVETKRAMPREFNEPQESTKKMFIGGLKDDTVEDQVTEVFSGYGEIEEVDLIRDKETNKVKGFGFVVFKDTDSVDKCVLKKFFTLNGKDVEVKKAIAKENQRGGDSGGRGGRGGGRGGRGGGGNYGNNYGNQGGGGGGGGSGGYGSSYGNQGGGWNQNSGGSSGGYDNYGGGYGNQGGNNYGGNFGQNYGDNYGGGAMKNSYSNRGQGPYGSGGYNSGGYNRR, encoded by the exons atg TACCAAAACCAAGGCAGAGGAGGACAGAGACGTCAACAGTACCCACGTGTAGAGCAGGACCCAGAGGCAGAACAATTCAGAAAAATCTTCATAGGAGGTTTGAGTTACGAGACAAATGAAGAAGGCCTGAAAGAGCACTTTGGGCAATGGGGCGAGATTACAGACTGTGTTGTGATGAAAGATCCCAATACAAAAAG GTCAAGAGGTTTTGGGTTTATCACTTACAAATATACATCTGAAGTGGATGCCTCTCAGAAAAATCGGCCTCACAAAATTAACAACAGGGATGTAGAGACAAAACGGGCCATGCCAAGGGAG TTTAATGAGCCCCAAGAGTCAACAAAAAAGATGTTCATCGGTGGTCTAAAGGATGACACTGTAGAAGACCAGGTCACTGAAGTCTTTTCTGGTTATGGAGAAATTGAAGAAGTGGATCTCATTCGGGATAAGGAAACCAACAAGGTGAAAGGATTCGGCTTTGTTGTTTTTAAGGATACTGACTCAGTGGACAAATGTGTTT TAAAGAAGTTCTTCACCCTGAATGGGAAGGATGTAGAAGTAAAGAAGGCCATTGCCAAGGAGAATCAAAGAGGTGGAGACTCTGGTGGCCGTGGGGGACGTGGTGGGGGACGAGGAGGCAGAGGTGGTGGAG GAAACTACGGAAACAATTACGGAAACcaaggtggtggtggtggtggtggtggtagtggtggaTATGGAAGCAGCTATGGTAATCAAGGAGGAGGATGGAATCAGAACAGTGGTGGTAGCAGTGGTGGCTATGACAACTATGGTGGTGGATACGGTAACCAAG GAGGAAACAACTATGGTGGTAATTTTGGCCAGAATTATGGAGATAATTATGGAGGTGGCGCCATGAAGAACAGTTACTCTAACCGTGGACAGGGACCTTATGGAT
- the LOC117315739 gene encoding heterogeneous nuclear ribonucleoprotein A3-like isoform X7 gives MYQNQGRGGQRRQQYPRVEQDPEAEQFRKIFIGGLSYETNEEGLKEHFGQWGEITDCVVMKDPNTKRSRGFGFITYKYTSEVDASQKNRPHKINNRDVETKRAMPREFNEPQESTKKMFIGGLKDDTVEDQVTEVFSGYGEIEEVDLIRDKETNKVKGFGFVVFKDTDSVDKCVLKKFFTLNGKDVEVKKAIAKENQRGGDSGGRGGRGGGRGGRGGGGNYGNNYGNQGGGGGGGGSGGYGSSYGNQGGGWNQNSGGSSGGYDNYGGGYAGGYNSGGYNRR, from the exons atg TACCAAAACCAAGGCAGAGGAGGACAGAGACGTCAACAGTACCCACGTGTAGAGCAGGACCCAGAGGCAGAACAATTCAGAAAAATCTTCATAGGAGGTTTGAGTTACGAGACAAATGAAGAAGGCCTGAAAGAGCACTTTGGGCAATGGGGCGAGATTACAGACTGTGTTGTGATGAAAGATCCCAATACAAAAAG GTCAAGAGGTTTTGGGTTTATCACTTACAAATATACATCTGAAGTGGATGCCTCTCAGAAAAATCGGCCTCACAAAATTAACAACAGGGATGTAGAGACAAAACGGGCCATGCCAAGGGAG TTTAATGAGCCCCAAGAGTCAACAAAAAAGATGTTCATCGGTGGTCTAAAGGATGACACTGTAGAAGACCAGGTCACTGAAGTCTTTTCTGGTTATGGAGAAATTGAAGAAGTGGATCTCATTCGGGATAAGGAAACCAACAAGGTGAAAGGATTCGGCTTTGTTGTTTTTAAGGATACTGACTCAGTGGACAAATGTGTTT TAAAGAAGTTCTTCACCCTGAATGGGAAGGATGTAGAAGTAAAGAAGGCCATTGCCAAGGAGAATCAAAGAGGTGGAGACTCTGGTGGCCGTGGGGGACGTGGTGGGGGACGAGGAGGCAGAGGTGGTGGAG GAAACTACGGAAACAATTACGGAAACcaaggtggtggtggtggtggtggtggtagtggtggaTATGGAAGCAGCTATGGTAATCAAGGAGGAGGATGGAATCAGAACAGTGGTGGTAGCAGTGGTGGCTATGACAACTATGGTGGTGGATACG
- the LOC117315739 gene encoding heterogeneous nuclear ribonucleoprotein 87F-like isoform X2, giving the protein MYQNQGRGGQRRQQYPRVEQDPEAEQFRKIFIGGLSYETNEEGLKEHFGQWGEITDCVVMKDPNTKRSRGFGFITYKYTSEVDASQKNRPHKINNRDVETKRAMPREFNEPQESTKKMFIGGLKDDTVEDQVTEVFSGYGEIEEVDLIRDKETNKVKGFGFVVFKDTDSVDKCVLKKFFTLNGKDVEVKKAIAKENQRGGDSGGRGGRGGGRGGRGGGGRGFNDWNQGGFNQGGYSQGNYGNNYGNQGGGGGGGGSGGYGSSYGNQGGGWNQNSGGSSGGYDNYGGGYGNQGGNNYGGNFGQNYGDNYGGGAMKNSYSNRGQGPYGCGYNSGGYNRR; this is encoded by the exons atg TACCAAAACCAAGGCAGAGGAGGACAGAGACGTCAACAGTACCCACGTGTAGAGCAGGACCCAGAGGCAGAACAATTCAGAAAAATCTTCATAGGAGGTTTGAGTTACGAGACAAATGAAGAAGGCCTGAAAGAGCACTTTGGGCAATGGGGCGAGATTACAGACTGTGTTGTGATGAAAGATCCCAATACAAAAAG GTCAAGAGGTTTTGGGTTTATCACTTACAAATATACATCTGAAGTGGATGCCTCTCAGAAAAATCGGCCTCACAAAATTAACAACAGGGATGTAGAGACAAAACGGGCCATGCCAAGGGAG TTTAATGAGCCCCAAGAGTCAACAAAAAAGATGTTCATCGGTGGTCTAAAGGATGACACTGTAGAAGACCAGGTCACTGAAGTCTTTTCTGGTTATGGAGAAATTGAAGAAGTGGATCTCATTCGGGATAAGGAAACCAACAAGGTGAAAGGATTCGGCTTTGTTGTTTTTAAGGATACTGACTCAGTGGACAAATGTGTTT TAAAGAAGTTCTTCACCCTGAATGGGAAGGATGTAGAAGTAAAGAAGGCCATTGCCAAGGAGAATCAAAGAGGTGGAGACTCTGGTGGCCGTGGGGGACGTGGTGGGGGACGAGGAGGCAGAGGTGGTGGAG GTCGGGGATTTAATGACTGGAACCAAGGTGGTTTCAACCAGGGTGGTTACAGTCAAG GAAACTACGGAAACAATTACGGAAACcaaggtggtggtggtggtggtggtggtagtggtggaTATGGAAGCAGCTATGGTAATCAAGGAGGAGGATGGAATCAGAACAGTGGTGGTAGCAGTGGTGGCTATGACAACTATGGTGGTGGATACGGTAACCAAG GAGGAAACAACTATGGTGGTAATTTTGGCCAGAATTATGGAGATAATTATGGAGGTGGCGCCATGAAGAACAGTTACTCTAACCGTGGACAGGGACCTTATGGAT